In Fundidesulfovibrio magnetotacticus, a single window of DNA contains:
- a CDS encoding efflux RND transporter permease subunit has product MTRLFITRPVATALVTLGLVFLGLTAYFALPVSEMPAIDFPTIQVSANLPGADPETMASSVATPLEKQFATIAGVTSMNSVNTLGQTTIVLQFELGRNMDGAGSDVQTAISAASGYLPPNLPNPPTYQKVNPADAPVLFIGMRSATLPLHKLTDYAKTYVSQRISMVSGVAQVAIYGDQTYSPRLRLDPDKLAAYNLSISQVADAIQAENVNLPTGSLYGQARLFTIKVKGMLMNARHYIDQIVAWRAGKPIRLGDVGTAVDSTLNDKNASYHNQSPSLTIAVRRQPGTNTIKLVESIRDQLPAIQATLPQSIEFEVMYDRSQTIKESVEDVKFTMALSVSLVVLVVFAFLKNVRATLIACLALPVAVVGTFAVMKQFGFSLDNLSLMALTLAIGFIVDDAIVMLENIVRHMEMGKKPMEAALDGAGQIGFTIVSMTLSLAVVFVPIMFMAGILGRVLNELAVTITIAIFVSGFVTLSFTPMLCSRFLREGRVGHSGRIFKALEAAYEKSLRLALEHRFAVLLASFAVLGLTLWLFTRVPTGFIPTTDTGFIYGYAQAEQSASFETMKERVLNVTKIVAENPNVHKVVGIVGVGGPNTSMNNAAFFTLTKPASQRKDDIDAVLGQLRGALSQVTNLRLFMFNPPAIQIGGRSTRALYQFTLLSPDTQSLYAAARRMEELMRGLPELRDVNSDMQIDGPQVFMRIDRDKAASYGVSAKAIETALWSAYGARQISNIYASTDTYRVVIEVEPEYQRSPDLLSKLYVQPDLENNKDKNKDKLVPLAGLVAMDEGVGPITVNHTGQLTSVTISFNTAPGYSLSHAVAAIETLADRELPGAVSRTFEGQATAFKESASSVPFLMLLAVVVIYIILGVLYESFVHPVTILSGLPSAALGGLLALLAFGRELDLYGFVGVIMLMGIVKKNAIMVIDFAIEAEKTGKTSREAAFQGCVTRFRPIMMTTVAAVAGIMPIAMAYGAGGDARQPLGLAVAGGLAISQVVTLYLTPVAYTYLDDLQGWFKRRMGGSFGG; this is encoded by the coding sequence GTGACACGGCTCTTCATCACACGCCCGGTGGCCACGGCGCTCGTCACGCTGGGGCTGGTGTTCCTTGGGCTCACGGCCTATTTCGCCCTGCCCGTGTCGGAGATGCCCGCCATCGACTTCCCCACCATCCAGGTCTCGGCCAACCTGCCCGGGGCCGATCCCGAAACCATGGCCTCCTCCGTGGCCACGCCCCTGGAGAAGCAGTTCGCCACCATCGCGGGCGTCACCTCCATGAACTCGGTGAACACCCTGGGCCAGACCACCATCGTTCTCCAGTTCGAGCTGGGCCGCAACATGGACGGCGCGGGCTCCGACGTGCAGACCGCCATCAGCGCCGCCTCGGGCTACCTGCCGCCCAACCTGCCCAACCCGCCCACCTACCAGAAGGTGAACCCCGCCGACGCCCCGGTGCTCTTCATCGGCATGCGCTCGGCCACGCTGCCCCTGCACAAGCTCACAGACTACGCCAAAACCTACGTCTCCCAACGCATCTCCATGGTCTCGGGCGTGGCCCAGGTGGCCATCTACGGCGACCAGACCTACTCCCCGCGCCTGCGCCTGGACCCCGACAAGCTCGCCGCCTACAACCTTTCCATCTCCCAGGTGGCCGACGCCATCCAGGCCGAGAACGTGAACCTGCCCACCGGTTCGCTCTACGGGCAGGCCAGGCTCTTCACCATCAAGGTGAAGGGCATGCTCATGAACGCCCGCCATTATATCGACCAGATCGTGGCCTGGCGCGCGGGCAAGCCCATCCGTCTGGGCGACGTGGGCACGGCCGTGGACTCCACCCTCAACGACAAGAACGCCTCCTACCACAACCAGTCGCCCTCCCTGACCATCGCCGTGCGCCGACAGCCCGGCACCAACACCATCAAGCTCGTGGAGAGCATCCGCGACCAGCTCCCGGCCATCCAGGCCACCCTGCCGCAGTCCATCGAATTCGAGGTGATGTACGACCGCTCCCAGACCATCAAGGAGTCCGTGGAGGACGTGAAGTTCACCATGGCCCTCTCGGTGTCCCTGGTGGTGCTGGTGGTGTTCGCCTTCCTCAAGAACGTGCGGGCCACGCTCATCGCCTGCCTGGCCTTGCCGGTGGCCGTGGTCGGCACGTTCGCGGTGATGAAGCAGTTCGGCTTCTCCCTGGACAACCTCTCGCTCATGGCCCTCACGCTGGCCATCGGCTTCATCGTGGACGACGCCATCGTGATGCTCGAAAACATCGTGCGCCACATGGAGATGGGCAAGAAGCCCATGGAGGCGGCCCTGGACGGCGCTGGCCAGATCGGCTTCACCATCGTCTCCATGACGCTCTCGCTGGCCGTGGTCTTCGTGCCCATCATGTTCATGGCGGGCATCCTGGGCCGCGTGCTCAACGAGCTGGCCGTCACCATCACCATCGCCATCTTCGTCTCGGGCTTCGTGACGCTCTCGTTCACGCCCATGCTCTGCTCGCGGTTCCTGCGCGAGGGCAGGGTGGGGCACTCGGGGCGCATCTTCAAGGCCCTGGAGGCGGCCTACGAGAAGAGCCTGCGCTTGGCCCTGGAACACCGCTTCGCCGTGCTCCTGGCCAGCTTCGCGGTGCTGGGGCTCACCCTGTGGCTCTTCACCAGGGTGCCCACGGGCTTCATCCCCACCACGGACACGGGCTTCATCTACGGCTACGCCCAGGCGGAACAGTCGGCCTCCTTCGAGACCATGAAGGAGCGCGTGCTCAACGTCACGAAGATCGTGGCGGAGAATCCCAACGTGCACAAGGTGGTGGGCATCGTGGGCGTGGGCGGCCCCAACACCTCCATGAACAACGCGGCCTTCTTCACGCTCACCAAACCCGCCTCCCAGCGCAAGGACGACATCGACGCCGTGCTGGGCCAGCTGCGCGGCGCGCTCTCCCAGGTGACCAACCTGCGGCTCTTCATGTTCAATCCCCCGGCCATCCAGATCGGCGGGCGCTCCACACGGGCGCTCTACCAGTTCACGCTGCTCTCGCCCGACACCCAGAGCCTCTACGCGGCGGCCCGGCGCATGGAGGAACTCATGCGCGGCCTGCCCGAACTGCGCGACGTGAACTCCGATATGCAGATCGACGGACCGCAGGTGTTCATGCGCATCGACCGCGACAAGGCCGCAAGCTACGGCGTCTCGGCCAAGGCCATCGAAACGGCTCTCTGGAGCGCCTACGGCGCGCGCCAGATTTCCAACATCTACGCCAGCACCGACACCTACCGCGTGGTCATCGAGGTGGAGCCCGAGTACCAGCGCTCCCCGGACCTGCTCTCCAAGCTCTACGTGCAGCCCGACCTTGAGAACAACAAGGACAAGAACAAGGACAAGCTCGTGCCCCTGGCCGGGCTCGTGGCCATGGACGAAGGCGTGGGGCCCATCACCGTGAACCACACCGGACAGCTCACCAGCGTGACCATCTCCTTCAACACCGCGCCGGGCTATTCGCTCTCCCACGCCGTGGCCGCCATCGAGACCCTGGCCGACCGCGAGCTGCCCGGGGCCGTGAGCCGCACCTTCGAGGGCCAGGCCACGGCCTTCAAGGAATCGGCCTCCAGCGTGCCCTTCCTGATGCTCCTGGCGGTGGTGGTGATCTACATCATCCTGGGCGTGCTCTACGAGAGCTTCGTCCACCCCGTGACCATCCTCTCGGGCCTGCCCTCGGCGGCCCTGGGCGGGCTTTTGGCACTGCTGGCCTTCGGCCGCGAACTGGACCTCTACGGCTTCGTGGGCGTGATCATGCTCATGGGCATCGTGAAGAAGAACGCCATCATGGTCATCGACTTCGCCATCGAGGCCGAAAAGACCGGCAAGACCTCGCGCGAGGCGGCCTTCCAGGGCTGCGTGACGCGCTTCCGGCCCATCATGATGACCACCGTGGCCGCCGTCGCGGGCATCATGCCCATCGCCATGGCCTACGGCGCGGGCGGCGACGCCCGCCAGCCCCTGGGCCTGGCCGTGGCCGGGGGCCTGGCCATCTCCCAGGTGGTGACGCTCTACCTCACCCCCGTGGCCTACACCTACCTGGACGACCTCCAGGGATGGTTCAAGCGCCGCATGGGCGGTTCGTTCGGAGGGTAG
- a CDS encoding efflux RND transporter periplasmic adaptor subunit gives MPRTVLPLLLALTLCLACLAGCDRKKVAPPQRPAPVGVVRAELADAPLAVRGVGHVTAMRTVTVTPQVTGKLLAMHFAEGDWVREGQQLASIDPQPFQARVDEAVGTLGRDWAKADQSTRDYLRYRELIRKQVVSQEDFDQRKADFEAAWQQVKADQATLASARIDLGYCRILSPLEGVAGYQQVKPGNIVTANTTSLFTVNQVRPVFVRFSVTEGDLAQVRRHFGARPVPVSARVPKEEQDLKEFGTLTAIDNAVDVQTGMISLQARFDNKDLALWPGQFVNVTATLDVEQGRIVLPFDAVMNRQDGSFVYVVTEKSTAELRRVKTGRMVERTRIVVEEGLSPGETVISEGVVRVAPGGAVLVQGGAGQGGSGLDKPSEAGQAPDKPAGAGQGKGGGQ, from the coding sequence ATGCCCAGAACCGTCCTGCCCCTGCTGCTGGCCCTGACGCTGTGCCTGGCCTGCCTTGCCGGGTGCGACAGGAAGAAGGTGGCCCCGCCCCAGCGTCCCGCCCCCGTGGGCGTGGTCCGGGCCGAGCTGGCGGACGCCCCCCTCGCGGTGCGCGGCGTGGGACACGTGACGGCCATGCGCACCGTGACCGTGACCCCCCAGGTGACGGGCAAGCTCCTGGCCATGCACTTCGCCGAGGGCGACTGGGTGCGCGAGGGCCAGCAGCTGGCCTCCATCGATCCGCAGCCCTTCCAGGCCCGCGTGGACGAGGCCGTGGGGACCCTCGGGCGCGACTGGGCCAAGGCCGACCAGTCCACCCGCGACTACCTGCGCTATCGGGAGCTCATCCGCAAACAGGTGGTCAGCCAGGAGGACTTCGACCAGCGCAAGGCCGACTTCGAGGCCGCCTGGCAGCAGGTGAAGGCCGACCAGGCCACCCTGGCCTCGGCCCGCATCGACCTGGGCTACTGCCGCATCCTTTCGCCCCTGGAAGGCGTGGCGGGCTACCAGCAGGTGAAGCCCGGCAACATCGTCACCGCCAACACCACCTCGCTCTTCACGGTCAACCAGGTGCGGCCGGTGTTTGTGCGCTTCTCCGTCACCGAGGGCGACCTGGCCCAGGTGCGCCGCCACTTCGGGGCGCGCCCCGTGCCCGTGTCGGCCCGCGTGCCCAAGGAGGAGCAGGACCTCAAGGAATTCGGCACGCTCACGGCCATCGACAACGCCGTGGACGTGCAGACAGGGATGATCAGCCTCCAGGCCCGCTTCGACAACAAAGACCTGGCCCTCTGGCCGGGACAGTTCGTCAACGTGACGGCCACCCTGGACGTGGAGCAGGGCCGCATCGTGCTGCCCTTCGACGCCGTGATGAACCGCCAGGACGGCTCGTTCGTCTATGTGGTCACGGAGAAGTCCACGGCGGAGCTGCGCCGCGTGAAGACCGGGCGCATGGTGGAGCGCACGCGCATCGTCGTGGAGGAGGGCCTCTCGCCGGGCGAGACGGTGATCAGCGAGGGCGTGGTGCGCGTGGCCCCGGGCGGCGCGGTGCTCGTGCAGGGCGGGGCGGGGCAGGGGGGCTCCGGACTGGACAAGCCCTCCGAAGCGGGGCAGGCGCCGGACAAGCCCGCTGGCGCGGGGCAGGGCAAGGGCGGCGGGCAGTGA
- a CDS encoding M23 family metallopeptidase, whose protein sequence is MGKLISLLLLIVLVGLGVGAYLFTRDMAAPEVSLTPERAATGAKREFTLQARDQASGIKTVKVSVLQAQKETTVLQKTFDPAPAEVREAFTLEQAGLREGQFDIIVVVTDKSVFNFGAGNTTRVTRTMALDNRAPVISVLSQAHHIKQGGACGVVYQVNKDVERSGVFVGDRFYPGYKLPSGNYACIFGFPWNMDIKAFQPRLYAEDQAGNERAISFRFNAKPTKFKHDSINIGDDFLQSKMPQFEAIYPDIKDPIQLYVKVNRDLRKENVAKLGEFARNSAPQMLWEGVFLRLPNAAPRAGFGDGRTYLYKNQKIDEETHLGVDLASLENAQVPAANSGRVIYTGFFGIYGNAVIIDHGWGLQSIYSHLSQITAKEGDTVRKGDIIGNTGATGLAAGDHLHFGLILGGIEIQPIEWWDPHWIKDNITDKFQ, encoded by the coding sequence ATGGGCAAACTGATCTCTCTCCTGCTGTTGATCGTCCTCGTCGGCCTGGGCGTCGGCGCCTATCTTTTCACGCGCGACATGGCCGCCCCTGAAGTCTCCCTCACGCCGGAGCGCGCGGCCACGGGGGCCAAACGCGAGTTCACCCTCCAGGCCAGGGACCAGGCCTCGGGCATCAAGACCGTGAAAGTCTCCGTGCTCCAGGCCCAGAAGGAGACCACCGTTCTCCAGAAAACCTTCGACCCGGCCCCCGCCGAGGTCCGCGAGGCGTTCACCCTGGAGCAGGCCGGGCTGCGCGAGGGCCAGTTCGACATCATCGTGGTTGTCACGGACAAGTCGGTGTTCAACTTCGGGGCGGGCAACACCACGCGCGTCACGCGCACCATGGCGCTCGACAACCGCGCCCCCGTGATCTCCGTGCTCTCCCAGGCGCACCACATCAAGCAGGGCGGCGCGTGCGGCGTGGTCTACCAGGTGAACAAGGACGTGGAGCGCTCCGGCGTCTTCGTGGGCGATCGCTTCTACCCCGGCTACAAGCTGCCCAGCGGCAACTACGCCTGCATCTTCGGCTTCCCCTGGAACATGGACATCAAGGCCTTCCAGCCCAGGCTCTACGCCGAGGACCAGGCGGGCAACGAGCGCGCCATCAGCTTCCGCTTCAACGCCAAGCCCACCAAGTTCAAGCACGACTCCATCAACATCGGGGACGACTTCCTGCAATCCAAGATGCCGCAGTTCGAGGCCATCTACCCCGACATCAAGGACCCGATACAGCTCTACGTGAAGGTCAACCGCGACCTGCGCAAGGAGAACGTGGCCAAGCTGGGCGAGTTTGCCAGGAACTCCGCGCCCCAGATGCTCTGGGAGGGCGTGTTCCTGCGCCTGCCCAACGCCGCGCCGCGCGCGGGCTTCGGCGACGGCCGCACCTACCTCTACAAGAACCAGAAGATCGACGAGGAAACCCACCTGGGCGTGGACCTGGCCTCCCTGGAGAACGCCCAGGTGCCCGCCGCCAACTCCGGCCGGGTGATCTACACGGGCTTCTTCGGCATCTACGGCAACGCCGTGATCATCGACCACGGTTGGGGCCTGCAGTCCATCTACTCGCACCTCTCCCAGATCACCGCCAAAGAGGGCGACACGGTGCGCAAGGGCGACATCATCGGCAACACCGGGGCCACGGGCCTCGCCGCCGGCGACCACCTGCACTTCGGCCTGATCCTGGGCGGCATCGAGATCCAGCCCATCGAATGGTGGGACCCCCATTGGATCAAGGACAACATCACCGACAAGTTTCAATAG
- a CDS encoding zinc-dependent alcohol dehydrogenase family protein, which yields MRAQLLKSFGDTPDFQAADIPVPAVTPGHVLVRVAASGVNPIDLKIRKLRPAFAPQLPAVLGMDMAGVVEAVGDGVADFAPGDAVFGCVGGVAGLQGTLAEYVSADARLLARKPACLSMVQAAALPLVTITAWLALFDRARIQPGQRVLIHAGAGGVGHVAVQLARAFGARVAATVSGPEKAALAERFGAQDIVDYRRESVEACVERLTGGQGFDAVFDTVGGKTLDDSLRAARAGGTVVSINTRSTHDLSPLHAKGLTLSVVFMLLPLVTGQGRERHGEILRRAAALAEEGKLTPLLAARRFHLEEAAQAHDYLDSGQAVGKVVVEVA from the coding sequence ATGCGCGCCCAGCTCCTCAAATCCTTCGGCGACACGCCGGACTTCCAGGCCGCCGACATCCCCGTCCCCGCCGTCACCCCGGGCCACGTGCTCGTGAGGGTGGCCGCCTCGGGCGTGAACCCCATCGACCTCAAAATCCGCAAGCTCCGGCCCGCCTTCGCCCCCCAGCTGCCCGCCGTGCTGGGCATGGACATGGCCGGCGTGGTGGAGGCCGTGGGCGACGGCGTTGCCGACTTCGCCCCCGGCGACGCCGTGTTCGGCTGCGTGGGCGGCGTGGCCGGGCTCCAGGGCACACTGGCGGAATACGTGTCGGCCGACGCCCGGCTGTTGGCGCGCAAGCCCGCCTGCCTCTCCATGGTCCAGGCCGCCGCCCTGCCCCTGGTGACCATCACCGCCTGGCTGGCCCTCTTCGACCGCGCCCGCATCCAGCCCGGCCAGCGCGTGCTCATCCACGCCGGAGCGGGCGGCGTGGGCCACGTGGCCGTGCAACTGGCCCGCGCCTTCGGGGCGCGGGTGGCCGCCACCGTCTCCGGGCCGGAGAAGGCCGCCCTGGCCGAGCGCTTCGGCGCCCAGGACATCGTGGATTACCGCCGGGAATCCGTGGAAGCCTGCGTGGAGCGCCTCACCGGCGGCCAGGGGTTCGACGCCGTGTTCGACACCGTGGGCGGCAAAACCCTGGACGACTCCCTGCGCGCGGCGCGCGCCGGGGGGACCGTGGTCTCCATCAACACGCGCTCCACCCATGACCTTTCGCCCCTGCACGCCAAGGGGCTCACGCTTTCGGTGGTGTTCATGCTCCTGCCCCTGGTCACGGGTCAGGGCCGGGAACGCCACGGGGAGATCCTTCGCCGGGCGGCCGCCCTGGCCGAGGAAGGAAAGCTCACGCCGCTTCTGGCCGCCCGGCGCTTCCACCTGGAGGAAGCGGCCCAGGCCCACGACTACCTGGACTCGGGCCAGGCCGTGGGCAAGGTGGTGGTGGAGGTGGCCTGA
- a CDS encoding AMP-binding protein — MLPQYQRFDTFEDFRANYAVNVPPAYNFAFDFLDAQAAQDPERPAMVHVGPDGARRELNLAFFSKGSSRMAHAFKAMGLGKGDKVMIVLQRRVEFWLAVLALQKVGAVPVPSPHLLTAHDVEYRVNKAGIKACVVEEDFMERVDAVAAACPSLKCFVRVGARSAEGRWLAWEALENAHPDAFPRPERAAGGEDVSFIFFSSGTTGMPKMVVHNHNYPLGHITTGVHWHDLRPGDLHLTVADTGWGKSIWGKFFGQWMAGACVFTWDYRGKFVPAELLDVISKHGVTTFCAPPTIYRFLIRENLADWDLSRLRHCTTAGELLNEGVFHAWKKATGLTIFEGYGQTETTLQIAAFPNMPVKPGSIGKPCPGWDIVLLDVKGRVCAPGDEGEICIRLGDGKTVGLFDGYLYEPEKTASVMFGGYYHTGDKAWMDEDGYFWFLGRNDDLIKSSGYRIGPFEVESALITHEAVVEAAVTGVPDAERGQAVKATVVLASGYSPSPALVKELQDHVKRVTAPYKYPRVVEFVAELPKTISGKIKRAEIRAKDEGKTSEPTL, encoded by the coding sequence ATGCTGCCCCAATACCAACGCTTCGACACCTTCGAGGACTTCCGCGCCAACTACGCCGTCAACGTGCCCCCGGCCTACAACTTCGCCTTCGACTTCCTCGACGCCCAGGCCGCCCAGGACCCTGAACGCCCCGCCATGGTGCACGTGGGGCCAGACGGCGCCCGACGCGAACTGAACCTGGCCTTCTTCAGCAAGGGCTCCTCGCGCATGGCGCACGCCTTCAAGGCCATGGGGCTGGGCAAGGGCGACAAGGTGATGATCGTGCTCCAGCGGCGCGTGGAGTTCTGGCTGGCCGTGCTGGCCCTGCAAAAGGTGGGGGCCGTGCCCGTGCCCTCGCCGCATCTGCTCACCGCCCACGACGTGGAATACCGGGTGAACAAGGCCGGCATCAAAGCCTGCGTGGTGGAAGAGGACTTCATGGAGCGCGTGGACGCCGTGGCCGCCGCCTGCCCCTCGCTCAAGTGCTTCGTTCGCGTGGGCGCACGCTCCGCCGAGGGCCGCTGGCTGGCCTGGGAGGCCCTGGAGAACGCGCACCCCGACGCCTTTCCCCGCCCTGAACGCGCGGCAGGCGGAGAAGACGTGTCCTTCATCTTCTTCTCCTCGGGCACCACGGGCATGCCCAAGATGGTGGTGCACAACCACAACTACCCTCTGGGGCACATCACCACCGGCGTCCACTGGCACGACCTGCGCCCCGGCGACCTGCACCTCACCGTGGCCGACACCGGCTGGGGCAAGTCCATCTGGGGCAAGTTCTTCGGCCAGTGGATGGCCGGGGCCTGCGTCTTCACCTGGGACTACCGGGGCAAGTTCGTGCCCGCCGAGCTGCTGGACGTGATCAGCAAGCACGGCGTGACCACCTTCTGCGCCCCCCCCACCATCTACCGCTTTCTCATCCGCGAGAATCTGGCCGACTGGGACCTCTCCAGACTGCGCCACTGCACCACGGCGGGCGAACTGCTCAACGAGGGCGTGTTCCACGCATGGAAAAAGGCCACCGGCCTGACCATCTTCGAGGGCTACGGCCAGACCGAGACCACCCTCCAGATCGCGGCCTTCCCCAACATGCCCGTGAAGCCCGGGTCCATCGGCAAACCCTGCCCGGGATGGGACATCGTGCTCCTGGACGTGAAGGGCCGCGTCTGCGCCCCGGGCGACGAGGGCGAGATCTGCATCCGCCTGGGCGACGGCAAGACCGTGGGACTCTTCGACGGCTACCTCTACGAACCCGAGAAGACCGCCTCCGTGATGTTCGGCGGCTACTACCACACCGGCGACAAGGCCTGGATGGACGAGGACGGCTACTTCTGGTTCCTGGGCCGCAACGACGACCTCATCAAGTCCAGCGGCTACCGCATCGGTCCTTTCGAGGTGGAAAGCGCGCTCATCACCCACGAGGCCGTGGTGGAGGCCGCCGTCACCGGCGTGCCCGACGCCGAGCGCGGCCAGGCCGTGAAGGCCACCGTGGTGCTGGCCTCCGGCTACTCGCCGTCGCCCGCCCTGGTCAAGGAGCTGCAGGACCATGTGAAGCGCGTCACCGCGCCCTACAAGTATCCCCGCGTGGTGGAGTTCGTGGCCGAGCTGCCAAAGACCATCAGCGGCAAGATCAAACGCGCCGAGATCCGCGCCAAGGACGAGGGCAAGACGTCGGAGCCCACGCTCTAG
- a CDS encoding helix-turn-helix domain-containing protein has protein sequence MSLPSTFDRDISRRIKDLRDALDITPDELAKRVGCTPEEITNYESGSGEVPVSYLYALAKATGVDLTALITGSEAKLHQYCLVKKNQGLAVTRRKAYKYQALAYRFNRPSMEPFLVTVPPREREELEFNHHAGEEFIYLLEGRLELLLGKDVVVMNPHDSLYFSSTIPHAMRGLDGKEALFLDVIN, from the coding sequence ATGAGCCTGCCTTCGACCTTCGACCGCGACATCTCCCGGCGCATCAAGGATCTCCGGGACGCCCTCGACATCACGCCGGATGAGCTCGCCAAGCGCGTCGGCTGCACCCCCGAGGAAATCACCAACTACGAGTCCGGATCGGGAGAAGTGCCCGTCAGCTACCTCTACGCCCTGGCCAAGGCCACCGGCGTGGACCTCACGGCCCTCATCACGGGCTCGGAGGCCAAGCTCCACCAATACTGCCTGGTGAAGAAGAACCAGGGCCTCGCCGTCACGCGGCGCAAGGCCTACAAGTACCAGGCCCTGGCCTACCGCTTCAACCGCCCCTCCATGGAGCCCTTCCTGGTCACGGTGCCGCCCCGCGAGCGCGAGGAGCTGGAGTTCAACCACCATGCGGGCGAGGAGTTCATCTACCTCCTGGAAGGCCGCCTGGAGCTGCTCCTGGGCAAGGACGTGGTGGTGATGAACCCGCACGACAGCCTCTATTTCAGCTCCACCATTCCCCACGCCATGCGCGGACTCGACGGCAAGGAAGCCCTCTTTCTCGACGTGATCAACTAA
- a CDS encoding AAA family ATPase translates to MRDFRLDIYDLDSKRLESLPVSHRDVDRIREQASDEPVSPLLASWIENLLDQAGYRLDGKAQLMEAARLILGQDARTLQLRARRKTAAQRPPEREAAPPVSVLRCKDPAQEARRLARELAAQGHVPVFWNMRAGLRFELDYAAPETGGQDTPVLTDLADLLSFILRAPNRRLAYILEDYQEALDAADAAGRAKTNRLLEEVRTALADRDEKVVALVREAPPAPVFAPSAELSPGPEVAPGGSLLARHAVNLTDPRRLAQAKPVIAMEAYIRRAAQILIQMETNNPLLVGHPGVGKTAVAEGLARLMAQDDCPPRLKGRSLYSLSLASLIAGTRYRGDLEDRVDALLREVTANKDRVIVFIDEIHTLMNAGASEGGLGLSETLKPALARGDFPCMGATTREGAALLAEDPALARRFKLIAVSEPDRDTAVAIVTGVAACFERHHGLSIAPGALAAAVDLSISGLADAFLPGKAVSLLDGAAAYCAMCGSGHVTEEDIAEELRRIISFRM, encoded by the coding sequence ATGCGCGATTTTCGTCTCGACATCTATGATCTCGACTCCAAACGCCTGGAATCCCTTCCGGTAAGCCACCGGGACGTGGACCGCATCCGGGAGCAGGCGAGCGACGAGCCGGTCTCACCACTTCTCGCCAGCTGGATTGAAAACCTGCTCGACCAGGCCGGATATCGCCTGGACGGCAAGGCCCAGCTGATGGAAGCGGCGCGGCTCATACTCGGTCAGGACGCCCGCACGCTCCAGCTGAGGGCGCGCCGCAAAACCGCCGCGCAGCGCCCGCCGGAGCGCGAAGCAGCCCCCCCCGTAAGCGTGCTGCGCTGCAAGGACCCCGCACAGGAGGCCAGGCGTTTGGCCCGCGAACTTGCCGCCCAGGGGCACGTGCCGGTCTTCTGGAACATGCGGGCAGGCCTGCGCTTCGAGCTGGACTACGCCGCGCCGGAAACCGGCGGTCAGGATACGCCGGTGCTTACGGATCTCGCCGACCTGCTCTCGTTCATCCTGCGTGCACCCAACCGGAGGTTGGCCTACATCCTGGAGGACTACCAGGAAGCCCTTGACGCGGCGGACGCGGCGGGACGCGCCAAGACGAACCGACTGCTGGAAGAGGTTCGCACGGCGCTTGCCGACCGCGATGAAAAGGTGGTGGCCCTGGTGCGGGAAGCGCCCCCCGCGCCCGTCTTCGCACCGTCGGCTGAGTTGTCGCCTGGTCCGGAAGTCGCGCCCGGGGGCTCGCTGCTCGCCCGCCACGCCGTCAACCTCACCGACCCGCGACGCCTGGCCCAGGCCAAGCCCGTGATCGCCATGGAGGCCTACATCCGCAGGGCGGCCCAGATCCTCATACAGATGGAGACCAACAACCCGCTCCTGGTGGGGCATCCCGGCGTGGGCAAGACCGCCGTGGCCGAGGGACTCGCCCGGCTCATGGCCCAGGACGACTGCCCCCCGAGGCTCAAAGGCCGCAGCCTGTACAGCCTTTCCCTGGCGAGCCTCATCGCGGGAACCCGCTACCGGGGCGACCTGGAAGACAGGGTGGACGCCCTGCTCCGCGAAGTGACCGCCAACAAGGACCGCGTCATCGTCTTCATCGATGAAATCCACACGCTGATGAACGCGGGCGCGTCCGAAGGCGGGCTCGGCCTTTCCGAAACGCTGAAACCGGCACTGGCCAGGGGCGACTTCCCCTGCATGGGCGCCACCACGCGCGAAGGCGCTGCCCTCCTGGCGGAGGACCCCGCATTGGCCCGCCGATTCAAGCTTATCGCCGTTTCCGAGCCGGACCGGGACACGGCCGTGGCCATCGTCACGGGCGTTGCCGCCTGTTTCGAACGTCACCACGGACTGTCCATCGCACCCGGCGCGTTGGCGGCGGCCGTCGACCTGAGCATCTCGGGACTTGCCGATGCATTCCTACCAGGAAAGGCGGTTTCTCTCCTCGATGGAGCGGCGGCTTACTGCGCGATGTGCGGCTCCGGGCATGTCACGGAAGAAGACATCGCGGAAGAATTGAGAAGAATAATCAGCTTCAGGATGTGA